The window CCCGAACGCCGGTGATCCGCTGGAAAGAGTGAGCAGCCGCATCACCGCTGGGGTCGCTTTTGTCCCGCCGAGCGACATTACTTCGTACGTTTGGAGTACCCCAGGGCTGGCCGAGCAATACCGCCGATTCCCGGCGCTCGACATCTCGAAAGGAGAAGCCCAAGCGGTCTCGCCTCTCTTTTTCGTAACCGAGGACGACGCCCCTTGCTTAGTCATCTCAGGCGGCAAAGATACGTTGGTCTTGCCGGAACAAGGAAAGTGGATTCACGATAAGCTGGACGAGGCTGGCGTCGAGAACAAGTTTATCGTCTACGAAAACTCGGGGCACGGCTTAGAAAAGAACATACCCCAAGCGGTCAACGAAGCGGTAATGTGGTTCGATAAGTATTTGCAGTAGCCAAGCGCTGGCTAAGGTGAAATTAGAGGGGGTTGTGTAAGGAATCATCGGCTGAAAAGTTGCTGAGGGGTATTCGAGGGGAGTATCTTGAGGGAGAATTCGCTTCCCCTCTTTGCTCCTCATGCGTTAGGAATTGTCTTATGAAATTGATGCCCCACTGCTTGCTGGTCCCTTTTCTTCTGCTAGGAACCGTTGTGTTACCAGTTTCGGCTCAGGACGGAGAACGTCCTAATCGTCGCGGTGGTTTTGGTGGTCCCATTGTGCTGGCCGAGGATGACGTCGCGTTCTACCAAGCACCTCCTCAGGGCTTTAAGACCGAGCGCGAGGACATTCCGCATGGCAAGCTAGAAATGGTTGAGTACGAATCGAAAACGGTTGGTACCAAGCGGAAGATGCAAGTTTACACGCCGCCTGGTTATTCGGCGGATAAGAAATACCCCGTCCTCTATCTGTTGCATGGCATTGGCGGGGACGAGACCGAATGGCAACGTTTTGCCAATGTCAACGTGATGCTCGATAACCTGATCGCCGACAGGAAAGCGGTCCCCATGATTGTGGTGATGCCCAACGGCAGGGCTCAAAAGAATGATCGGGCAGAAGGGAACGTGTTTGCCAGTGCTCCGTCATTCGCGACGTTCGAGAAGGACTTGTTGGACGATGTCATTCCAGCGATCGACGCGAAGTACTCGGTAGAAGCCGATGCCGAGCACCGCGCACTGGCGGGACTTTCGATGGGCGGGGGACAAACGCTGAACTTTGGGCTGACGCACTTAGATACGTTTGCTTGGATCGGGGCGTTCTCTTCGGCACCGAATACGAAACCAGCCAAAGAATTGGTTTCTGATGTCGACGCGCTCAAGAAGCATGCCAAGTTGATTGTGCTGACTTGTGGCAATAAGGATGGCCTGATCAACATCTCGCAGCGGATGCACAAGTTCCTGCAAGAGAACGAAGTCGAGCATGTGTGGCATGTCGATGAACACGCACACGATCCGCAGCACTGGAGCAACAGTCTGTATTGGTTTGCTCAGAATATCTTTCAAGACCAGCCAGCGGCTCAGGATGCTGCCGCGAAGAACTAACGTTTTTCGCCTCGCAAGCGTTCTCTGGCTTTTCGCACGCCATGCACCCATTGCATGGCGTGCTTGTTTACGGGCCTGGTTTTAGTGATCGCGGAAATCGGTATACTACCCCGCGAATGAATTTCTCAGGTTCCGCCGATCGTGCTTGTTTCGGTTGGTGGCTTATTGAATTGGACGCTGCCAAGCGAACATGGGCAGCCGGCGGTTGCCGTACGATTCGCGTGCTGACAGCCTGGCCCGGCTTGCGATTGCGTCGGCAGAATTCAATAAATGTCTATAAGGTTAAGTTGATGGCGAAGATTCTGGTGCTCTACCATTCCAACAGCGGCAACACGCAGCGAATGGCCCAGTTGGTGGCCGAAGGGGCTGGCTTGGTTGCGGGAAGCGAAGTTCGCCTGCGTGATATTTCCGAGGCCGATCACACCGACCTTGCGTGGTGCGACGGAATTGCTGTCGGCTCGCCCACCAACTACGGCAGTGTCAGTTGGCAGATGAAGAAGTGGTGGGACGAGCAGCCGATTGAAAATTGGGGTCAGCGAGACGGCAAGATTGGCTGTGTCTTCAGTTCTGCTGGGGCTTGGGGAGGAGGCCAGGAATGGACTTGCCTGGCGCTGCTTTCCATTTTGATGAACTACGGTTTTCTCGTCTTCGGGCTAACCGATTACACCGGCATCAAATTCTCGGCCCATTATGGCGCGATCGTGGCTGGTGCGCCGCGAGAAGAAAAAGAACAACAAGCGTGCCGTCGACTAGGCCAGCGTTTGGCAGAGTGGGCAACGACCATGATCGATGGCAAAGCGGAATCGCACCCACTCAAACAATCGTACGACCGGTTTGGCGACTTGGGAAAATAGGGCCCGCCCCAAGCCAAATCTAGCCTTTGCTCTTTATTGAGAGACACGTTCGGGCTGGCTCGTGCGCTGAATTTGTCGGCCTGCTCAGGCAACTTCTACTGCTGCAACAATCGCTACGACTGCGCTGATCGTCGTAGCCGCTTCTTTCTGCGCGGTTCTTACCGGTAACAATCCAAAACGAATTAGGGAGACCCGCATTTGAGGGGGATTTTGCCAAAAGCAGATCGCTCCGCACGATTACGCCCCTATATTTCAACACGATTATTGAGGACTGCGTTGCCTAGCGAATAAGGGGCGACCAGCAATAGCCCGGGGTCGTTGAAATCGACCGGGCACGTTGTTGGATTGAACGCGTAGACATCTCAGTAAATCAAATTGAAACGAACAAGAAGTTAGTTCTGGGGTAGGTTCGTGGAGATTACAGCCAATACGATCAACAATGCGTGGCTTGTCGGATGCGCTGCGCTAGTTTTATTGATGCAGGCAGGTTTCTGCTGCCTAGAGGCTGGACTAGCGCGCTCGAAGAACAGTTCTAATGTGGCCGCGAAGAACATCGCCGACTTTGGAATCTCGGGGCTGATCTTCTGGTTGTTCGGTTTCAGCGTGATCTTTGGGACGACGCACTACGGGATTTTTGGTTTCGATCGACTGCTGGTGGGGGACGATCTGGATAGCGAATACTCGCTGGCCTTTTTTCTTTTCGAGCTCACTTTCTGTGGTACCGCGACCACAATCATTGGCGGTGCGGTCTCCGAGAGAATGCGTTTTACCGGCTATCTGCTTGTCGCCGCGATTACTTCCGCTTTGTTTTATCCTTTGTATGCGCATTGGGTGTGGGGAGACGGCGGTTGGCTGGCCGAGTTAGGCTTTGTCGATTTCGCCGGATCGAGTGTCGTGCATGGAGTAGGTGCCTGGATTGGGCTGGCATGCTGTCTCTTGATCGGACCTCGGCAGAATCGGTTTTGCCAAGAGAAGCCGATTGCCTACAACAGTCATAATCTTTCGATCGCGTCGATCGGTGTCTTTTTTTTAGCAATGGGCTGGATTGGCTTCAATGGAGGAGGCACGTTGCGGCTGGACGAACGCTTGCCGCATATCGTGACGGCCACCACCTTGGCCGGTATCGCTGGGATAACGACCGCGATTCTCTACACAAGAATGGTCCGTCGTAAGAAGGAATTGGAGACGCTTTTTAATGGCTTCATCGCAGGACTTGTCGCGATTACGGCTTGTTGCGATGTGGTGGCGTTGTGGGCGGCAGTCGTTATCGGAGCTGTCGCGTGCGGTTGTTCGATTGTGGGGGTGAAGCTTCTAGAAATCTGGGAAATTGACGACCCGGTGACGGTTGTGCCCGTGCATGGGTTAGCTGGCGTTTGGGGAACGCTGTGCGTCGCGCTGTTCGGCGACTTGGCGCTGCTCGATACCGGCTTGAGTCGCTGGGAACAATTCGCCGCCCAACTGTTAGGCACGGTGGTTTGTTTTGGTTGGGCGTTTGTCGGTGGATACGTCATTCTGTGGTGTATTAACCGATTTTATCGTTTCCGGGTTGACGCTTACACCGAAACGATTGGTTTGAACGTCGCTGAGCATGGCGATCCTTCCGAGCTTTATGAACTGCTGCAAGTGATGGAGCGGCATTTCGAGACAGACGATTTTGTAGTGGAATTCGATCTTCCCTCGGATAGCGATGTTGGGCAAATTGCCAAGGCTTATAACAAGTTGGTTGCCTCGCTCAATGGTAAGCAGCGACAATTAGACTCGGCGATCAGCGAACTCTACCAAACGAAACTCGACGTTGAAGAGTCGAAGCGCCAATTTGATTCGCTGAAGCACGCGTTAGATCAACATACGCTGTACTCGATTACAGATCGATTCGGAAAAATTATCGAAGTCAACGAAGGCTTCTGCCGCATCTCTGGTTACACCGCAGAAGAATTGCTAGGCAGGGACCACCGGATATTGAATTCCGGATATCACCCAAAGTCGTTTTGGGTGAACATGTGGCGAACGATCAGCCGTGGTGAAACGTGGCGTGACGAGGTTTGCAATCGCGCTAAGGATGGTTCGTTGTACTGGGTCGATTCGACAAACGTCCCCTTTTTCGACGCCGAAGGTAATGTCGAAAAGTTCTTTTCACTCCGCTTCGATATTACAAGTCGCAAGCAAGCGGAGCAAGCTTCGGAAGAGGCTAGCAATGAAATGCAAATGCTGTTGGATGGCGCAACGCATGTGGGCGTGATTGCCTCGGACTGTGAAGGAGTGATCACGACGTTCAATGCCGGCGCAGAGAGGATGCTGGGGTACTCTGCAGAAGAGATCATCGGAAAGCAAACGCCCATCATCTTTCATGATCAAACGGAAGTTGAACAACGCCGCCAAGAGCTATGCGAACAATACGGCAGGCCAATTAGCGATTTTGAAGTGTTTGTTATCAATGCCAAAATAAAAGGATGTGACGATCACGAATGGACGTATGTCCGTAAAGATGGCTCCACGTTAATCGTACGGCTTGTTATTACTGCTCAACGAAACCAAGAGGGGGAAATCGTTGGCTACTTGGAAGTGGCCCAGAACATCACCGAACGGAAGATCGTCGAGCAGGATAATTTGCAGTTAACAGAACGATTGAACCTAGCCTTGCGAGCTTCGGACACGGGACTTTGGGACTGGGAACTTCAAACAGGCAACATCGTTCTCAATGATGTTTGGTATACCATGCTCGGCTATCAGCCTGGCGAGTTGCCCATGGCTTTGGAAACGTGGCTTGGTTTATGCCATCCCGATGACATCGCCGTTTCGCGCGAGATACTGCAGCGACATTTCCGCAGAGAGATAAACGTCTATTGCTGTGAGGTTCGCGCACGACGCAAAGATGGTTCCTGGCATTGGATTCGTGATATTGGCGAAGTTGTCGCGTGGGATGAAACGGGCAAACCCCAACGGATGGTCGGTGTTCATATTGATGTGCAGGAATTGCACGAGGCAGTTGAAAGTGCCAATGCCGCCAATGCCGCCAAAAGCGAGTTTCTGGCGAATATGTCACACGAGATTCGCACGCCGATGACGGCCATTCTTGGTTACTCGGAACTGTTGCTAGGTGAACTCGGATCGCACAAACTATCCAATGAACAACACAACGCGCTGGAAACAATTCATCGAAATGGCGAGCATTTGTTAGCGATCGTGAACGACATCTTAGATATGTCGAAGATTGACGCCGGCAAGATGAATATCGAGATCATGCCAACCAAGCCGCTGAGCATTGTGGAAGAGGTGGTCTCGCTGATGAATGTTCGGGCGGTAGGAAAAGGGATCGCGTTGCGGGTACGCTTCGAGTCCGAATTTCCCGAGACCATTCAAACCGACCCTATTCGCTTAAGACAGATTCTGTTGAACCTGGTGGGCAATGCGATCAAGTTTACGGAAATCGGCGAAGTGAAGATTAGCCTTTCGCTGGACGCCGATCAGCAGTTGATGAAGTTTACGGTTACCGATTCCGGAATCGGGATGTCCGAGACTCAGTTGCAGCGGATAACCAATTTTGAAGCCTTCAGCCAAGCCGATTCGTCAACCACGCGTGAGTTCGGCGGAACGGGATTGGGGCTGCGGATTTCCAATTGTCTAGCACAGATGCTGGGGGGTGAGATTCATATCAGTTCCGAGAAGGGACTTGGCAGCACCTTTACCGTTACCGTTTCGACCGGGGATATTTCGTCGGCAGAGATGCTGACCCAGAAATCACTTTTGAATCGACCCTTTATTTCAAATTCAAGCGATCAATCAAACATCCCTAAGAAATTGGCGGAAACTCCTCAGGACAATCTCAAAGGGGTTCGGATTTTGTTAGCCGAAGATGGCATCGATAATCAACGCCTCATTTCTTTCGTCCTGCGAAAAGTAGGAGCTGAGGTTACCGTCGTCGAGAATGGAAAATTGGCCTACGACGAAGTGATGCGAGCCGAGCGCGAGAAGACGTCCTACGATGTGCTTCTTACCGACATGCAAATGCCAGTCCTCGATGGCTATTCAACCGTGAGAAAGTTGCGTTCCGAGGGGTATCAAGGCAAAGTGGTCGCACTGACGGCACACGCCATGGCCAGTGATCGAGATAAATGCTTGCAAGCGGGTTGCGATGGATTTGCCACCAAACCGATTGATCGAGTCGAACTAATTCGTGCGATTCTCGATATTCTTGACCGTGAATCCACCGATGGCGAAAGTGATTCGTTGGCACACAGCGGGAACAACTATTGAGTTCCCGCCAGCGATTATGTGAGCGTTGTCCCTTTTTTATTGATTCTACCGGGACATTCTGCCCCCTTCGCAGGATTTGGGGAAGGGGCTGATGAGGGCATTGGCCGGGCTTAGGAATGTCTCGCTATTGGCAAATAAACCCTCCTGCAGTAGGGAAAAAGTTTTGCATAAAGCTCGTTTCAACCTATTGTTTCCCACGAGGAGCAGGTTTCTCGTGGGAATCCGTTTTGATTGTGGCTTGACTAGGGTTCGTTGTGATGTCGACCGTAGCCGAAAACGCGTCTTTAAGGCGAAATTATTTGCCCGTGCCGCTGCTTACCCTTTGTCTGACGGGAACATTGCCGGTTGATATCTACTTGGGGCAAGAGAAGAATTCTGCCCCGGTCCTATTTCGTCGTAAACACATTGATATCGCGGGGAGCGAACTGGCCACTTTGCGGGAAAGTGGTATTGAAACCGTTTATGTTTCGCTTGATCAAGCCGACGACTATCAGCAACACCTGCAAAGCAATGTCTCCAGCATTATCTCCAATGCGGACCTGCCACTAGCGTATCGCTTGCAATTCTTAAGCGACACGGGACGCAGCATGTTGCGTGAGTCCTTTCGAGCCGACCAAGTTGACGGCATGATCCAACAAATCGGCGAGCTGAGTAGTTTTATAAGCTCGCTCATGTCAAAGAATGAGGTGGTCGTGTCAGAGTTGTTCGAAGTTTTACGTCACGACTATCAAACTTATACACACGTCTACAATGTGGCCACCTATTCGTTGTTGTTAGCGAAAGGGCTGGGGGTCACCGATGAAAAGGAACTGCAAAGTATCTCGATGGGGGGCTTACTTCATGATCTCGGTAAGCTGCGAATTCCGCTCCATATTTTGAACAAAAAGGAACGGCTTACGGACATCGAGTGGTCTATCATCCAGCGGCACCCAACCGATGGATTTATTGAATTGGCCGTCCGAGAAGATATCTCCGAAGCGCAGTTGATGATGGTTTATCAACATCACGAGAAGTTGGACGGTTCAGGCTACCCGGTTGGCATCGGAGCGAACGAAATTCACTTTTATGCCAAGGTGTGCGCGGTGGCTGATGTGTTTGAAGCCCTCACTGGTAACCGTCCCTATCGAAACCCAGTCACCAAAGCGGAAGCATTGGAAACTCTGGAGGGACTTGCTCCGCACAAACTCGACCAGGAAATGGTTCAATGCTGGATAGCACTCACGAATCGGTAGATACGGCAGGCGAGACAGCAAACGAAGACGCTTTCCATAGGGCGTTGAACACGCTGCCGTTGGAGATTGCCGTTCCGCGCAAAATGATCGAGGTTTACCAGGGAACTGGGCCAACGCTTACCTCGATGGCCGAGCAAAGACGTTTCGTGCGTTTTCGCTATCTGACGAAAGCGATTTTGCGATACAAGCAATCGTTTCCCTCGATCCCGCGATCCGATTCGTTACGTTTGGTGCTTGTAACCGACGTTTCTAAAACTGGGATCGGGATACTCAACAGCGAGCAACTTTTTCCCAGCGAACGTGTCAACTTGTGGACAAGCGGCAAGGGCATTTTACAGATCACCGTTGCCCGTTGCCGCAAAGTCAACGATCGCTGTTTTGAAATCGGCGCTATTATTTAGTGTTCGATCGAGAAGTGAGCGAACGTAACTTTCCCCTCGAGGGCTCGTAAGCCAACTTGGCCGCTGCCGTAGGAGGCATCGTTCGCGGTTAGTTGCGGTGATTCTGCCCCATCCAGATAAACCTTCAGCGTTTCCCCTTCGGCGACAACACGCAAATCGTACCAACGTTGTGGGGCGAAAGGGACTTGGGTGCTCGCCAGGACCGACATCTTTTGACCGTCACATTTCGCCAGAACCAACTGGCCTGACGAAGTGATTTGGGCAGCGTAACCTTGGAAATTGTCGCGTCCAATGCCGGCGTTGGCGACACGAAACACAATCCCGGCTGTTCCTTCTTCAGAATCGAAACGAACCCGCGTGTGAACGTCGAGATTGCGATACTCAAACCCACGTAGCAGCACCTTGTCGCCAAAACGGCGATCAGCACTCGCATTGATGCGTAGTTGCTTATCTGCCAGCTTCAGCGTTTGCCCATTGTAAAAATGAAGCAGTTCCCAGCGGTCTAAAGTATCGAATGCCTCGGATAAGTTGGGCCCTGGTTTTAAAGCGGGCTCTCCAGCAGGAACCGGCACCGGCACTCCCCATGAAGTCGGCTGACCAGCGACGGGCATTCCGTCGTCGTTCCATTCAACCTTTTTCAAATTGATGCAACGATTCCACGAGCCTTGCGGATCGATCGAACTGTGAAACACGAGCCAGTCCTCGCTACCATCAGGTGACGAGATCAGGCAGCCATGTCCCGGGCCGTAAACGTCTTTGGATCTGGAAAACCAAGGTGTCGCTTGCTTGACCCAAGCCGAAGCATCGAGCGGGTTCTCACCTTCCAGCGTCATCAAGCCAAAGCAATAGTCAGGCGTCCACGAGCCACTGGCCGCATAAAGAAGGATCGTTTTCCCATTGCGATGAATCAACTGGGCACCTTCGTTCAGCCCGTCAGGACGCCCCACCGTTTCCCAGGGATACATCTTCGAAGAAATATCGACGATTGGCCCAGTTAGCTTGGTGGGAGATTCCATCTCCGAGATAAACAAGTGCTGCGTCGAATCAGGCCGAGTCCCTTCGGGCCAGCCTGACCAAACGCAGTATCGTTTGCCATTCGGAAACTTCGAGACCGTCGCGTCGATTGCCCAAGCTGGCGTTTTCAGTTCCGCCGCGATCTTATAGCTGCCGAGGGGATCATCCGTTTCCGCTTCCAACACGATCACGCGATGGTTCGCGTTGTCGCCGTCGTCGGCACACGTGTAAATCCACCACTTGCCATCCAGGTAATGAATTTCTGGTGCCCAAAGCTGATCGCGATACGGACCTTTATCGGGGGCTGTGAACACCACGCGATGAATGCCTCGGTCGGTTAAACTTTCACTGCGGTAAACCGCAATCGCTCGGTCCGACTTCAAGCTGGCAGCCTGATAATACGCGCCGTCGGGCCCAACCATCAGGTAAGGATCTTGGGCGGCATAAACCGGATTTACAAAGGTTGTTTCGTGTTCTTCTGCATTGGCTGCGGTGGCAAGACAGAGACAAACCAACAACCAAAGCACGACCGTAACCCAAGAGGGAACGAGGGAACTGGCAAGCAAAAATCGCAAACGCATCGAAACGAACTTTCTCTTTGAAAGGTGGGGCTTTCAGCGACAAATGGCGATGTTGTTTGTCGATGATTACTTCTCAAAGAATAGTTGAAAGGGGCGTCGTTTGCCTACCGTCTCCGGCTGGCTTTCGCCACGTCAGACGCCAATTTGCCTGATTCTGTCGCCCCCGTGGCAAACATCTCAGGCAAATTGAGTTTACAGGGAGTTGAGTGGCCAAATCGGACTATTGCGGGGCGATGTTCGGAGGAATCCCTAGCAGGGTGGAAAATTCCAGCAGCAACCGTTCTGGCGTGCTCATTTCGTTCCGTTGGCGAAGCACCGAACGTGCCAATGCGGGCTTATCGGTCAGAATGCCATCGACGCCACGGCTAATCATGGTCGACATCGTCGTCGCGTCGTTGACCGTCCAAACGTAAATATCTTTGTGGTTATCGTGGGCGTTTTGAATGAACATCGGCGTCGCAAAGCGGGCATTGATGGCCAGAAAGTCGGCGTCGAGCTTTTTCAGATTCCCGGTCGCCACCGACAGCAGCAGCCCGACTTTCCAGTTGGGGCGAAGCGCTTTCATCTTTGCGACCGCTTTCCGTTTAAGCGACATAATCATGATCTGCGAGGCCATGCCTTGCTGGTCAACGATATCGGCCACGCGCTGCTCTAGCTGCTGATCGTGGCCGTAGTATTTCAGTTCGATGTTGACTTTGATTTTCCCTTTGCAGGTCGCTAGAACTTCCGCCAAAGTTGGTACACGTTCCGCACTGAACTCTGGGGCGAACCAGCTTCCGATATCGATTTTCTGAAGATCTTCATGCCGAGCATTCCACAGTTTTAGCCGGTTATGTGCTTGTCGCATGAAGTCGCTATCGTGAAAGACGACCACTTCGCCGTCGGCCGTTTCTTGCACGTCAATTTCAATCCAATTGGCCCCTGCTTCAATGGCGTGATGAATGGAAGCGAGCGTGTTCTCTGGGGCGGTACTCGAGGCACCCCGGTGGGCCATGATCTGGACGTTGTCTTCCATCTGCACACTATCCATACTCGCCAAACCAATCAAAATGGCCAGCAACACACCGACAATGCCAGCACAAGCCAGGCGGAAACGTGTGATTTGGAATACGTCATCCTCGGCATTGGAAAGGGCAAAATGCTGCGAAAGGTCGACCTCCTTTCCGGCTCCGAGGTTGCGATAACAGGCGAACAACATACTCGCGAACGTGGTCGTACCCAAAAGGTTGATCGTCAAGTTGACCAGCGAAAGGCAAACCAGCCCTACCCCGATGGAAGCAACCAGCCACTGCAGCGAGGAAGTCGAATCTGGCACCAAGTGATGCCAGAGCCAGCCAAGCAGAGACGAGGCAATGGTCGACACCGTCAGCATGGCAATCCCCCACAGAAACAGCATCGTAATCAGCGGGAAGCGGTGTCCGCGGACCCGCAAGCGACTTTGTCGGAGGGCTTCTCCCGGGGCGACACCTTCGAAGAGAACCAACGGAATGGCTAAAAGATAGCTGGCGACCAACCACAGCATCAGCGCTCCCAAGCCGATAGCCAGCACCGCGCCAATGCCCAGCGAAACACGAAAAACAGGAGGATTCTCTTTCAAGTAGTAGTTGATATCGTACTCGGTCAAAAGGGCCCAATAGACAGCCCCGGCGACCAGTAGGAACGGAACGATTGCCAAGACAACGACCACGATTAGCCGCAACGTCAGCCGCAGCACGGCAACGCCGTTCTTGGCAGCGAATTGTAACGCTCCGATCGGTGTCAACTTGGCGCCGGCTTCGTGCGAGGCAAGCACGCCGAGCAAGGAAGCTTGGGCGACAATCACAATCCCCAGCCAGAGCGTTCCGACAACCAGCGAGCAGAACCAACCCGCTGGCCCTAGCAGGAAGATCACAATATCGACATCGGAAAGAACATCGTCGCCAAAAGCTGCGAGCAACAAACGGAACAAACTGCTCAGCAAGGGGGTCAACAAGATGAACGTCAACAACTTGTAAAGCAAGTCGGTGGCAACCAGCGTTCTCCCACAGTTCCAAAGATTGCGCGTGATTTCCGAGGCTAATTGGCTCATAACAAAAAAATGGTGTCTTGACATCGTGTGAAAGTTTTGCGGCGACGTGCAATGGTTGCTTAGGATTGGGCATGATCCGCCAAGCGAGTTTGTAACATCTGCTCTAAACGCTCGATCTCGGTTTGAATATCCGGGTTACGATCGCGGATCAAATTATTCGTTTCGCCAGGGTCGTTCCGCAAGTCGTAGAACTCGTCGCGATCTTGGTTATGAAGGTCTTGGATCAGCTTGAAATGGGGTGTTCGATAACACCGTAGGGAAGCCTCCGCATAATGGCTCATGTCGTACTCGGCGTAAACGTCATTGTTCCATGCCGCAGGACTAGCGCCTTCGAGCAAAGGAACGAGGCTCCTGCCTGGCAGGTTATGATCGACAGGACGGCCGGCAATTTGAGCGAGCGTGGGGAAGAGGTCCAAACTGGTCGCACTTTGCGGAATAACCTTTCCCGCTGGAACGTTACCAGGCCAGCGAACAACCAGCGGCACGCGAAGGCTGTTGTCGTAGAGATTGGGGCGGTACTTATCCGAAATGACCCGTGTACCGTTATGCCACTCGCCTGGCGGACGCTTTTTGGTTGCCCAGATACCGTTCCCTTTATGCCAGATTCCGTTGTGCCCCATGTTGTATCCATGATCGGAGGTGACGATCACGATGGTGTTGTCGGTCAGCCCCTGCTGATCGAGCGCTGCAAGTAAACGTCCTAAGTTTCGATCGACCCCCGAAGTGCTGGCCAAGTATTCGCGCATCATCTGTTTGACCCGTTTCTCATCGAGGCCTGGGTAGCTCGGGATGGTAGGGTCCATTTGGGCGTACGGCTGCCAGTCTTCCTCTGCCACCGGCAACCATTTGCCATGCGGAGCACGTGTGGCCAGGCAAAGGAAGAACGGCTGATCGCTAGGGCGTTGGATAAAGCCAATCGCGCGGTCGGTCAAAATATCGGTAGTCAGTCCGGAGAACTGGCGGACCTCGCCATCTTCTTCCAGAGTCGGATCGTCTGGGGTGGTACCACCTCCGGTCAAGCCCATGAAATAGTCAAACCCATGCTGGGAGGGATGAAAGCGCTGCTTACCTTCGGCCAGCCAATCTCCCAAATGCCATTTGCCCACGAGCCCGGTACGGTATCCGGCAGACTTCATCATTTCCGCCAAGGTAACCGTCGTGTCGGGATCGAGCGCGACAGGAGCTTGGGGATCGTAAAGTTTGTGTCCTGGTTGGGGAATGAAATCGCGGATACCCAATTCGCTGGCATATCGCCCCGTCATTAAC of the Bremerella cremea genome contains:
- a CDS encoding HD-GYP domain-containing protein; this encodes MSTVAENASLRRNYLPVPLLTLCLTGTLPVDIYLGQEKNSAPVLFRRKHIDIAGSELATLRESGIETVYVSLDQADDYQQHLQSNVSSIISNADLPLAYRLQFLSDTGRSMLRESFRADQVDGMIQQIGELSSFISSLMSKNEVVVSELFEVLRHDYQTYTHVYNVATYSLLLAKGLGVTDEKELQSISMGGLLHDLGKLRIPLHILNKKERLTDIEWSIIQRHPTDGFIELAVREDISEAQLMMVYQHHEKLDGSGYPVGIGANEIHFYAKVCAVADVFEALTGNRPYRNPVTKAEALETLEGLAPHKLDQEMVQCWIALTNR
- a CDS encoding family 43 glycosylhydrolase translates to MRLRFLLASSLVPSWVTVVLWLLVCLCLATAANAEEHETTFVNPVYAAQDPYLMVGPDGAYYQAASLKSDRAIAVYRSESLTDRGIHRVVFTAPDKGPYRDQLWAPEIHYLDGKWWIYTCADDGDNANHRVIVLEAETDDPLGSYKIAAELKTPAWAIDATVSKFPNGKRYCVWSGWPEGTRPDSTQHLFISEMESPTKLTGPIVDISSKMYPWETVGRPDGLNEGAQLIHRNGKTILLYAASGSWTPDYCFGLMTLEGENPLDASAWVKQATPWFSRSKDVYGPGHGCLISSPDGSEDWLVFHSSIDPQGSWNRCINLKKVEWNDDGMPVAGQPTSWGVPVPVPAGEPALKPGPNLSEAFDTLDRWELLHFYNGQTLKLADKQLRINASADRRFGDKVLLRGFEYRNLDVHTRVRFDSEEGTAGIVFRVANAGIGRDNFQGYAAQITSSGQLVLAKCDGQKMSVLASTQVPFAPQRWYDLRVVAEGETLKVYLDGAESPQLTANDASYGSGQVGLRALEGKVTFAHFSIEH
- a CDS encoding alpha/beta hydrolase gives rise to the protein MKLMPHCLLVPFLLLGTVVLPVSAQDGERPNRRGGFGGPIVLAEDDVAFYQAPPQGFKTEREDIPHGKLEMVEYESKTVGTKRKMQVYTPPGYSADKKYPVLYLLHGIGGDETEWQRFANVNVMLDNLIADRKAVPMIVVMPNGRAQKNDRAEGNVFASAPSFATFEKDLLDDVIPAIDAKYSVEADAEHRALAGLSMGGGQTLNFGLTHLDTFAWIGAFSSAPNTKPAKELVSDVDALKKHAKLIVLTCGNKDGLINISQRMHKFLQENEVEHVWHVDEHAHDPQHWSNSLYWFAQNIFQDQPAAQDAAAKN
- a CDS encoding flavodoxin family protein; the encoded protein is MAKILVLYHSNSGNTQRMAQLVAEGAGLVAGSEVRLRDISEADHTDLAWCDGIAVGSPTNYGSVSWQMKKWWDEQPIENWGQRDGKIGCVFSSAGAWGGGQEWTCLALLSILMNYGFLVFGLTDYTGIKFSAHYGAIVAGAPREEKEQQACRRLGQRLAEWATTMIDGKAESHPLKQSYDRFGDLGK
- the amt gene encoding ammonium transporter; protein product: MEITANTINNAWLVGCAALVLLMQAGFCCLEAGLARSKNSSNVAAKNIADFGISGLIFWLFGFSVIFGTTHYGIFGFDRLLVGDDLDSEYSLAFFLFELTFCGTATTIIGGAVSERMRFTGYLLVAAITSALFYPLYAHWVWGDGGWLAELGFVDFAGSSVVHGVGAWIGLACCLLIGPRQNRFCQEKPIAYNSHNLSIASIGVFFLAMGWIGFNGGGTLRLDERLPHIVTATTLAGIAGITTAILYTRMVRRKKELETLFNGFIAGLVAITACCDVVALWAAVVIGAVACGCSIVGVKLLEIWEIDDPVTVVPVHGLAGVWGTLCVALFGDLALLDTGLSRWEQFAAQLLGTVVCFGWAFVGGYVILWCINRFYRFRVDAYTETIGLNVAEHGDPSELYELLQVMERHFETDDFVVEFDLPSDSDVGQIAKAYNKLVASLNGKQRQLDSAISELYQTKLDVEESKRQFDSLKHALDQHTLYSITDRFGKIIEVNEGFCRISGYTAEELLGRDHRILNSGYHPKSFWVNMWRTISRGETWRDEVCNRAKDGSLYWVDSTNVPFFDAEGNVEKFFSLRFDITSRKQAEQASEEASNEMQMLLDGATHVGVIASDCEGVITTFNAGAERMLGYSAEEIIGKQTPIIFHDQTEVEQRRQELCEQYGRPISDFEVFVINAKIKGCDDHEWTYVRKDGSTLIVRLVITAQRNQEGEIVGYLEVAQNITERKIVEQDNLQLTERLNLALRASDTGLWDWELQTGNIVLNDVWYTMLGYQPGELPMALETWLGLCHPDDIAVSREILQRHFRREINVYCCEVRARRKDGSWHWIRDIGEVVAWDETGKPQRMVGVHIDVQELHEAVESANAANAAKSEFLANMSHEIRTPMTAILGYSELLLGELGSHKLSNEQHNALETIHRNGEHLLAIVNDILDMSKIDAGKMNIEIMPTKPLSIVEEVVSLMNVRAVGKGIALRVRFESEFPETIQTDPIRLRQILLNLVGNAIKFTEIGEVKISLSLDADQQLMKFTVTDSGIGMSETQLQRITNFEAFSQADSSTTREFGGTGLGLRISNCLAQMLGGEIHISSEKGLGSTFTVTVSTGDISSAEMLTQKSLLNRPFISNSSDQSNIPKKLAETPQDNLKGVRILLAEDGIDNQRLISFVLRKVGAEVTVVENGKLAYDEVMRAEREKTSYDVLLTDMQMPVLDGYSTVRKLRSEGYQGKVVALTAHAMASDRDKCLQAGCDGFATKPIDRVELIRAILDILDRESTDGESDSLAHSGNNY